DNA sequence from the Hoylesella buccalis ATCC 35310 genome:
AACCATCAGATGATTCCAACAAGTGAAACTCTTCACATATTTATTACCTTCATACTTTTTTATCAACCATTTGAAATGGTCTGTCGGCAGAAAGTCGCACAGCTGTGAAAATACGTATCGACCTTTGTTCATAAGTATCTGCTTTCAAATTGTAATTTGTGGCAAAGATACTCTTTTCAAAAGTAGGGAGTCTATTTTATCTCCTACAAGCTTGTATTTATAGGCGTTTCAAGAGATTATTAAAAGATTTTCGTGGACAGTAGTGAATAAAAATATTGTTACATTTGCATTTATAAATGAAGCTAGACCTAAAAACTGCAAAAACGATTAAGCACATAAGTTTTCAAGAAAAATGAAGAAATAAGAACTATTGTTTGTCAACTTATCAATAGACATGATTTGCAACAAAATATGTTTGGTTCTTTACAACCCAAGCCGTGGCGCATGATGTTGCATCAGACTTTATTTTTAGACGACAGCAGTATCTACGATTTATTTTCATTGAATAAAGGCTAATTCATTCGTGAATCTTATCAGTAATTACTATTAATAACATTTTATGGAAAACAAATTCAGAATTAGATTGCGAAACGGAGAAATCCGGCTCGCAGCCGCAGCGATTCTTACCTTGGCCACTCCATTGTGTGCGCTGGCAGCGAAAGGCACTATGCCCGTGCAGGCCGAGCAGCAACGTCAGATTGTGGTAAAAGGTAAGGTAGTAGACAAACAAACCAAGGAAGGACTCATCGGTGCATCGGTTACCGTGAAGGGCCTGACAACGGGGGCTGTTACTGACATCAACGGCAACTTTTCCATCAACGTACCGTATGCAGAGGCCACGATTGTGGTTTCGTACATAGGCTATCAGCCTCAGGATGTGAAACTCGCAGGACGTAAAGAACTCGTGGTTGAGCTGATTGAAGATGCCAAAGCCTTGGAGGAGGTTGTGGCTGTGGGTTACATGAAACAGCGCAAGGAAACCATGACTGGTGCTGTAGCCACCATCACCACGAAAGACCTCACACAAAGCCCTACGGCCAACCTGAACAACGCCCTGGCCGGACGCTTGCCGGGTTTGATTGCCAACCAGTATATGGGTGGCGAGCCTGGTGTTGACAAGGCCGAGGTGTTTATTCGCGGTAAGGCTACCTTCAATGCGCAGAACCCTATCGTGATCATCGACGGTGTAGAACGTGACATGACCTATCTGGCTGCCGACGAAATAGAAACCTTCACCATCCTGAAAGATGCTTCGGCAACGGCACAATATGGTATACGCGGTGCCAACGGCGTGGTGGTAATTACCACCAAGCGCGGACAGTCGAGCGACAAAGCCAGCGTAAACTTCAAGGCATCATACGGATTCAACAAGGCGGTAAAGTTCCCTACATATTTAGGTTCGGCCGACTATATGACGCTGTACAACGAAGCCATGATTAACGATGCCCACATGAACGGACAATCTGCCGAGGAAATATCAAAGCTCAACCTCTTCAAGAAAGAAGCCATTGATGCCCACCGCACAGGGCAAGGATACAACTGGGATTACTTTGATTATGCTTTCAAGACGGCTCCTCAACAAGACTATACGCTGTCTATCCGTGGTGGTAACGACCGCGTGAAGTACTTCGTAATGGCCAATTACTTTAACCAGGGCACTAACCTCAAGTACAACTCAGAAGCTACCAACGGTGCCGAGAGCCGATTCAACCGATACAACATCCGGTCGAACATTGATATCAACATTACCAAGAACTTCTGGGCCAAGTTCGACTTGGGTGGTCGTATCACCGACCGTACCAGTCCTGGCACATCGGCTGCTACCATTGTTACACTGGCCAACACGCAGCCTCCTTACCTGCCCATCACACTCGATGACAACGGCAACAAGGCTAATAAGAACATCTTTGCGCAGAACCCTAACGGCGTGCTCTTTGGTACACAGCTCTATCGGTACAACATCCTGGGAGAACTAAGCCGCACAGGTTACCAGAACGAGAAGAACACTTACTTTGAGGGCGCGCTCACCTTGGGTCACAACCTTGACTTCATTACCAAGGGACTGAAGGTTGAAGGCATGTTCTCCTACGACTTCCACGGAAACCGTTGGATTATTCGTGACATCCCTTACTACCTTGAAGGCTACAAGCGACTGCCAGGCTACGCTACTTTCGAGCCACTCGATGGTGTTGACGTGTACAACGACCCTACTGTTCCTTATAAGGGCGCATACGGTGGCGGTAACAAATACGAGATTGACCAGAACCGTAACAACGGCGTGAACAATAACCCGCAAGACTCGCGCTACTACGCACAGTTCAAGCTGGAGTACAACCGCACCTTCAACCAAGATCATGAGGTAAGCGCCATGTTCCTGGCCAACCGCAGCGAGCGCAACTACAACAACGATCCTTACTACCGCTATCAGGGCATGACCGGTCACGCTTCTTACTATTATCAAAGAAAGTACCTGGCCGAGTTCAACTTTGGTTACAACGGGTCAGAGAACTTCGCCCGTGGCAAGCGTTACGGATTCTTCCCCTCAGGCTCACTGGGATGGGTGATCAGCAACGAAAAGTTCATGGAGAGCACCCAGTCGTGGCTCGACTACTTGAAACTGAGAGCATCTTATGGATTGGTAGGTAGCGACATGTTGCCTAGCGACCGCTTCGCATACCTGGCATACTATGGGGGTGCCAACGGATACAACTTCGGTCCTAACCTCAACACCGGAATCGGTGGTAACAGAGAAGCCCGCCTTGCCAGCACTGCCCTGACATGGGAAAAGGCCAAGAAACTGAATCTTGGCTTCGATATCACCATGCTACAACAGCGACTCAACTTCAGCTTCGACTTCTTCATCGAGAAGCGCTACGACATCCTCACCAGCCTCAACACCGGCGCAGGTGCCGATATCCAGCGGCTCAACTTTCCTGCCATCGTAGGTGCGTCGGCTCCATGGATCAACTCTAGTAAAATCAAGAACCAAGGTATCGACTTCGAACTGACATGGCAAGACAAGATTGGACGCAACTTTAGATACTACATTAAGCCCAACTTTACCTTTGCCCGCAACAAGATTGAGTTCACCAACGAAATCAACTGGGGCGACAATACTTGGCGCCAGGCCACCGGCAAACCTATGTATAGCAACTTTACCTATGTGTTCGACCACTTCGTGGCTGACCAGGCCGAAGCCGATGCCCTCAACGCCTCTGGCATCCAGGGATCGTTTGGCAAGCTGATACCCGGTGACGTGGTATACAAGGATATGAACAATGACAAGGTGATTGACGATAAAGACCGTGCTGCTCAAGGTTATCCACGCAGTCCAGAGATTATGTTTGGTATCCCCGTAGGCATCACATACAAGGGATTCGACTTCAGCGTGTTGTTCCAGGGCGCAGCCAACTCTTCAGTTCTGCTGAATGGCGCAGCCGTGTACGACTTCCCTAACTTCGACAACGACAAACTGGGTAAGGTAAAACCGCTGCACATGAACCGATGGACGCCAGAAACCGCAGCCACAGCCAAATATCCTGCACTGCACCTGGGCACACACAACAATAACAAAAACTCTCGCAACAGTCTCTTTCTCTACGATGCCAGTTATATGCGTCTGAAGAACCTGGAGATTGGCTACTCGCTGCCTCACAGCA
Encoded proteins:
- a CDS encoding SusC/RagA family TonB-linked outer membrane protein, whose translation is MENKFRIRLRNGEIRLAAAAILTLATPLCALAAKGTMPVQAEQQRQIVVKGKVVDKQTKEGLIGASVTVKGLTTGAVTDINGNFSINVPYAEATIVVSYIGYQPQDVKLAGRKELVVELIEDAKALEEVVAVGYMKQRKETMTGAVATITTKDLTQSPTANLNNALAGRLPGLIANQYMGGEPGVDKAEVFIRGKATFNAQNPIVIIDGVERDMTYLAADEIETFTILKDASATAQYGIRGANGVVVITTKRGQSSDKASVNFKASYGFNKAVKFPTYLGSADYMTLYNEAMINDAHMNGQSAEEISKLNLFKKEAIDAHRTGQGYNWDYFDYAFKTAPQQDYTLSIRGGNDRVKYFVMANYFNQGTNLKYNSEATNGAESRFNRYNIRSNIDINITKNFWAKFDLGGRITDRTSPGTSAATIVTLANTQPPYLPITLDDNGNKANKNIFAQNPNGVLFGTQLYRYNILGELSRTGYQNEKNTYFEGALTLGHNLDFITKGLKVEGMFSYDFHGNRWIIRDIPYYLEGYKRLPGYATFEPLDGVDVYNDPTVPYKGAYGGGNKYEIDQNRNNGVNNNPQDSRYYAQFKLEYNRTFNQDHEVSAMFLANRSERNYNNDPYYRYQGMTGHASYYYQRKYLAEFNFGYNGSENFARGKRYGFFPSGSLGWVISNEKFMESTQSWLDYLKLRASYGLVGSDMLPSDRFAYLAYYGGANGYNFGPNLNTGIGGNREARLASTALTWEKAKKLNLGFDITMLQQRLNFSFDFFIEKRYDILTSLNTGAGADIQRLNFPAIVGASAPWINSSKIKNQGIDFELTWQDKIGRNFRYYIKPNFTFARNKIEFTNEINWGDNTWRQATGKPMYSNFTYVFDHFVADQAEADALNASGIQGSFGKLIPGDVVYKDMNNDKVIDDKDRAAQGYPRSPEIMFGIPVGITYKGFDFSVLFQGAANSSVLLNGAAVYDFPNFDNDKLGKVKPLHMNRWTPETAATAKYPALHLGTHNNNKNSRNSLFLYDASYMRLKNLEIGYSLPHSIIKIANLQQVRFYIQGQNLFTWDKLDDVDVDPETSSNGTWYPIQKTFNFGVNITF